Proteins from one Belonocnema kinseyi isolate 2016_QV_RU_SX_M_011 chromosome 8, B_treatae_v1, whole genome shotgun sequence genomic window:
- the LOC117178822 gene encoding uncharacterized protein LOC117178822, protein MAPTRVNVLGFVLVTLQFCNLQEAKTFSFPEYPYKETSKNELLFREFEQACEESGTCKSLTQERNSAAKTRCIRECVSSSCYKEIYLFDQLEEGEIDVRLNSFKGCFMQRSGRPRKK, encoded by the exons ATGGCGCCGACGAGGGTAAACGTACTCGGATTTGTTCTTGTTACTCTCCAATTTTGTAATTTACAAGAGGCTAAGACTTTCTCATTTCCTGAATACCCATACAAAGAAACTTCCAAAAAT gaattaTTATTCAGAGAATTTGAGCAGGCTTGTGAAGAAAGTGGAACATGTAAAAGCCTTACACAAGAAAGAAATTCTGCAGCAAAAACACGTTGTATACGAGAATGTGTATCGTCTTCATGTTAcaaagaaatttatctttttgaccaA ctcGAAGAAGGAGAGATAGACGTAAGACTGAATTCCTTCAAGGGTTGTTTTATGCAACGAAGTGGGCGTCCCAGAAAAAAGTAA